One genomic segment of Erythrolamprus reginae isolate rEryReg1 chromosome 2, rEryReg1.hap1, whole genome shotgun sequence includes these proteins:
- the HGD gene encoding homogentisate 1,2-dioxygenase isoform X2 — MSGFDNEFSSEDPRCPGALPEGQNNPQVCPYNLYAEQLSGSAFTCPRSSNRRSWLYRILPSVCHKPFQAIDQGYLTHNWNEPEPEPNQLRWNPFEIPTVFQKKLDFVTGLYTLGGAGEPKSGNGLAIHIFICNNSMINRCFCNSDGDFLIVPQQGKLLITTEFGKLLVEPNEICVIQKGMRFNVEVFGETRGYILEIYGVHFELPDLGPIGANGLANPRDFLVPVAWFEDCQTAEGYTVITKYQGKLFEAKQNCSPFNVVAWHGNYTPYKYNLSNFMVINSVAFDHADPSIFTVLTAKSTRPGVAIADFVIFPPRWAVANNTFRPPYYHRNCMSEFMGLIKGNYEAKEQGFLPGGATLHSMMIPHGPDAECFKKASTGKQEPERIAEGTMAFMFESSFSLAVTKWGLKTSLDKNYYKCWEALKSNFNAKCK, encoded by the exons aaTAATCCTCAGGTCTGCCCATATAACCTGTATGCTGAACAGCTCTCAGGTTCAGCTTTTACCTGTCCACGATCCTCCAATAGGAGAAG CTGGCTATATAGAATTCTGCCTTCTGTTTGCCACAAGCCCTTCCAGGCTATTGATCAGGGATATCTGACTCACAACTGGaatgaacctgaacctgaacccaacCAG ttgaGATGGAATCCATTTGAGATCCCTACAGTCTTTCAAAAAAAGCTGGACTTCGTAACT ggACTATATACTTTGGGCGGTGCTGGTGAGCCAAAGTCAGGGAATGGCCTGGCAATTCACATCTTCATCTGTAACAACTCCATGATTAACAG ATGTTTTTGTAATTCTGATGGAGACTTTCTGATTG TACCACAGCAAGGCAAACTGCTCATCACTACAGAGTTTGGCAAGCTGCTAGTGGAGCCGAATGAGATATGTGTCATTCAG AAAGGAATGCGTTTTAATGTGGAAGTATTTGGAGAAACTCGAGGCTATATCCTAGAAATATATGGTGTACATTTTGAGTTACCTGATCTAGGACCTATTG gaGCCAATGGCTTAGCTAATCCACGAGATTTTCTTGTGCCGGTTGCCTGGTTTGAAGATTGCCAAACAGCTGAGGGTTACACAGTGATCACCAAGTACCAAGGGAAACTCTTTGAGGCAAAACAG AACTGCTCTCCCTTCAACGTTGTGGCTTGGCATGGGAATTACACACCATACAAGTACAATCTCAGCAATTTCATGGTCATAAATTCTGTGGCTTTTGATCATGCA GATCCTTCCATCTTTACTGTCTTAACTGCAAAATCAACCCGTCCTGGAGTGGCAATTGCAGATTTTGTTATATTTCCACCCCGCTGGGCTGTGGCCAACAACACTTTCCGTCCACCTTATTATCACA gaAACTGTATGAGTGAATTTATGGGCTTGATCAAAGGGAATTATGAAGCAAAGGAACAAGGATTTTTACCAGGAGGAGCCACTCTGCACAGCATGATGATACCACATGGACCAGATGCTGAATGTTTTAAGAAGGCCAGCACTGGCAAGCAAGAACCTGAGAGAATTGCAGAAGGAACTATG GCCTTCATGTTTGAATCTTCCTTTAGTTTGGCTGTGACCAAGTGGGGACTAAAAACCAGCTTGGACAAGAATTATTACAAATGTTGGGAAGCACTGAAGAGCAATTTTAATGCCAAATGTAAATGA
- the HGD gene encoding homogentisate 1,2-dioxygenase isoform X1: protein MSSGMKRNMEETELKYMSGFDNEFSSEDPRCPGALPEGQNNPQVCPYNLYAEQLSGSAFTCPRSSNRRSWLYRILPSVCHKPFQAIDQGYLTHNWNEPEPEPNQLRWNPFEIPTVFQKKLDFVTGLYTLGGAGEPKSGNGLAIHIFICNNSMINRCFCNSDGDFLIVPQQGKLLITTEFGKLLVEPNEICVIQKGMRFNVEVFGETRGYILEIYGVHFELPDLGPIGANGLANPRDFLVPVAWFEDCQTAEGYTVITKYQGKLFEAKQNCSPFNVVAWHGNYTPYKYNLSNFMVINSVAFDHADPSIFTVLTAKSTRPGVAIADFVIFPPRWAVANNTFRPPYYHRNCMSEFMGLIKGNYEAKEQGFLPGGATLHSMMIPHGPDAECFKKASTGKQEPERIAEGTMAFMFESSFSLAVTKWGLKTSLDKNYYKCWEALKSNFNAKCK from the exons aaTAATCCTCAGGTCTGCCCATATAACCTGTATGCTGAACAGCTCTCAGGTTCAGCTTTTACCTGTCCACGATCCTCCAATAGGAGAAG CTGGCTATATAGAATTCTGCCTTCTGTTTGCCACAAGCCCTTCCAGGCTATTGATCAGGGATATCTGACTCACAACTGGaatgaacctgaacctgaacccaacCAG ttgaGATGGAATCCATTTGAGATCCCTACAGTCTTTCAAAAAAAGCTGGACTTCGTAACT ggACTATATACTTTGGGCGGTGCTGGTGAGCCAAAGTCAGGGAATGGCCTGGCAATTCACATCTTCATCTGTAACAACTCCATGATTAACAG ATGTTTTTGTAATTCTGATGGAGACTTTCTGATTG TACCACAGCAAGGCAAACTGCTCATCACTACAGAGTTTGGCAAGCTGCTAGTGGAGCCGAATGAGATATGTGTCATTCAG AAAGGAATGCGTTTTAATGTGGAAGTATTTGGAGAAACTCGAGGCTATATCCTAGAAATATATGGTGTACATTTTGAGTTACCTGATCTAGGACCTATTG gaGCCAATGGCTTAGCTAATCCACGAGATTTTCTTGTGCCGGTTGCCTGGTTTGAAGATTGCCAAACAGCTGAGGGTTACACAGTGATCACCAAGTACCAAGGGAAACTCTTTGAGGCAAAACAG AACTGCTCTCCCTTCAACGTTGTGGCTTGGCATGGGAATTACACACCATACAAGTACAATCTCAGCAATTTCATGGTCATAAATTCTGTGGCTTTTGATCATGCA GATCCTTCCATCTTTACTGTCTTAACTGCAAAATCAACCCGTCCTGGAGTGGCAATTGCAGATTTTGTTATATTTCCACCCCGCTGGGCTGTGGCCAACAACACTTTCCGTCCACCTTATTATCACA gaAACTGTATGAGTGAATTTATGGGCTTGATCAAAGGGAATTATGAAGCAAAGGAACAAGGATTTTTACCAGGAGGAGCCACTCTGCACAGCATGATGATACCACATGGACCAGATGCTGAATGTTTTAAGAAGGCCAGCACTGGCAAGCAAGAACCTGAGAGAATTGCAGAAGGAACTATG GCCTTCATGTTTGAATCTTCCTTTAGTTTGGCTGTGACCAAGTGGGGACTAAAAACCAGCTTGGACAAGAATTATTACAAATGTTGGGAAGCACTGAAGAGCAATTTTAATGCCAAATGTAAATGA